The proteins below are encoded in one region of Roseofilum capinflatum BLCC-M114:
- a CDS encoding adenylate/guanylate cyclase domain-containing protein translates to MMHRSLQVPVHVGLSPKLEPMRDHEKSKEELVQELVSLRQQVVNLQDQLRSTQADWETRWEKTEGELKAEVEARTAALKESNDQFVAEIAERYQTLHALRTAKEQLEAILEAVPGTVSWISHDLRYLGVNRHLAEVFNLPPEEFAGKPLGFLGSSDGFDGFVQDFFASDAQEAFREVAMRIKGEHRIFLIVAQKYDNNQAAFTVGIDITERKQAEEALREAENKYRTIFENAVEGIFQMTPDGRYLSANPALARIYGYASPEELKNTLINVQDQLYLDPRQRQEFIHLLQQYDSVVGFESQIRRLDGQLTWISENGRAVRDEAGTLLYYEGTVEDITERKEAEEQLWRLNEELEQRVEERTVELKQAVDQLTVEVAERERVEAALRVSEAELRALFAAMTDIITVFDAEGRFIRVVSTNSETLFSPTADRMGKTVYDIFPPEQAAIFAQQIQQVVETGQTMNLEYSLPVSITSGMVDENQGFWSQDTRENEVWFAASVSPMPDNCVIWVARNITERKRVVDAMRAAEEKYRSIFENAAEGIFQLTPDGRYLSANPALARMYGYGSPEELMERLHNVGTNLYVDPGRREEFMRLIERENAVSNFDSQVYRQDRSIIWTSENARAVRDEQGNLLFCEGTVEDITKRKEAEAALRAEQEKSENLLLNVLPGAIAQRLKQEERNLIADRFDQVTILFADIVGFTRMSSGISATDLVNLLNEIFSEFDELAQVHGVEKIKTIGDSYMVVSGIPKPRADHAEAIAQMALDMQRAIPKFQQPNGQPLQLRIGMSTGPVVAGVIGMAKFIYDLWGDAVNVASRMESMGIPGKIQVTEATYKKLKHRYLFEKRGEIQVKGKGMMTTYWLIGTGH, encoded by the coding sequence ATGATGCACCGTTCCTTACAGGTACCTGTTCATGTCGGACTCAGTCCGAAATTAGAGCCGATGAGAGACCATGAAAAAAGCAAAGAAGAATTGGTACAGGAATTAGTTAGCCTGCGCCAGCAAGTAGTGAACTTGCAAGATCAACTGCGGTCTACTCAGGCAGACTGGGAAACACGATGGGAAAAGACAGAAGGTGAACTTAAAGCTGAGGTCGAGGCTCGCACGGCAGCCCTGAAAGAGTCTAATGATCAGTTTGTGGCCGAAATTGCCGAACGCTATCAAACCCTCCATGCTTTGCGTACTGCCAAAGAGCAACTAGAAGCGATTTTAGAGGCTGTACCGGGAACAGTTTCTTGGATTAGTCACGATCTACGCTACCTGGGAGTCAATCGACATTTAGCGGAAGTATTTAATCTACCTCCAGAAGAATTTGCGGGCAAACCGTTGGGATTTTTGGGCAGTAGTGATGGGTTTGATGGGTTTGTACAAGATTTTTTCGCCAGTGATGCTCAGGAAGCGTTCCGGGAAGTGGCGATGCGAATTAAGGGAGAACATCGTATCTTCCTGATTGTGGCCCAAAAGTATGATAATAACCAGGCTGCCTTTACGGTGGGAATTGATATCACCGAGCGCAAACAAGCGGAAGAAGCCCTACGAGAAGCGGAAAATAAGTATCGGACGATTTTTGAGAATGCGGTAGAGGGCATTTTTCAGATGACTCCAGATGGGCGCTATTTGAGCGCAAATCCGGCTTTGGCTCGCATTTATGGGTATGCTTCACCAGAGGAGCTGAAAAATACCTTAATTAATGTTCAGGATCAGCTTTATCTTGACCCTCGGCAACGCCAAGAATTTATTCATTTACTGCAACAGTATGATTCGGTGGTTGGGTTTGAGTCCCAGATTCGTCGGCTCGATGGACAGTTAACTTGGATTTCTGAGAATGGGCGAGCGGTACGGGATGAAGCGGGAACATTACTCTATTACGAGGGGACGGTTGAGGATATTACCGAGCGTAAAGAGGCAGAGGAACAACTCTGGCGGCTGAATGAGGAGTTGGAACAGCGAGTTGAGGAGAGAACGGTTGAGTTAAAGCAGGCGGTGGATCAGCTAACGGTGGAGGTGGCGGAACGGGAACGGGTGGAAGCGGCGCTGCGGGTGTCGGAGGCGGAACTGCGGGCGCTGTTTGCGGCGATGACGGATATTATTACGGTGTTTGATGCTGAAGGTCGCTTTATTCGGGTGGTTTCGACGAATTCGGAGACGCTGTTTAGTCCGACGGCCGATCGCATGGGAAAAACGGTATATGATATTTTTCCCCCGGAACAAGCAGCAATTTTTGCCCAGCAAATTCAACAGGTGGTGGAAACGGGGCAAACCATGAATTTAGAGTATTCTTTACCGGTTTCGATTACGTCAGGCATGGTGGATGAAAATCAAGGATTTTGGTCTCAGGATACGAGGGAAAATGAAGTCTGGTTTGCGGCGAGTGTTTCCCCGATGCCGGATAATTGTGTGATTTGGGTGGCTCGCAATATTACGGAGCGTAAGCGGGTGGTGGATGCGATGCGAGCAGCAGAAGAAAAGTATCGCAGTATTTTTGAGAATGCCGCAGAAGGAATTTTTCAACTGACTCCCGATGGACGCTATTTGAGCGCGAATCCGGCTTTGGCTCGCATGTACGGTTATGGTTCTCCAGAGGAGTTGATGGAGCGGTTGCACAATGTGGGGACGAATTTGTATGTCGATCCGGGCCGTCGGGAAGAGTTTATGAGGCTGATTGAGCGGGAAAATGCGGTGTCTAATTTTGATTCTCAGGTGTATCGCCAGGATCGCAGCATTATTTGGACTTCTGAGAATGCGAGGGCGGTTCGGGATGAGCAAGGCAATTTGTTGTTCTGTGAGGGAACAGTGGAGGATATTACCAAGCGGAAGGAGGCAGAAGCAGCGTTAAGAGCAGAGCAGGAGAAGTCGGAAAATTTGTTGTTGAATGTTCTACCGGGGGCGATCGCCCAACGGCTGAAACAGGAAGAAAGAAATTTGATCGCCGATCGCTTCGATCAGGTGACGATTTTGTTTGCTGATATTGTGGGCTTCACTCGCATGTCTTCGGGAATTTCGGCAACTGACTTGGTGAATTTGCTCAATGAGATTTTTTCTGAGTTTGACGAATTGGCCCAAGTTCATGGGGTAGAAAAGATTAAAACGATCGGCGATTCTTATATGGTGGTCAGTGGCATTCCTAAACCCCGTGCGGATCATGCAGAGGCGATCGCCCAAATGGCCTTGGATATGCAACGAGCCATTCCCAAGTTTCAACAACCCAATGGTCAACCCCTACAATTGCGAATTGGTATGAGTACGGGGCCGGTGGTGGCTGGGGTGATTGGGATGGCCAAGTTTATTTATGATTTATGGGGAGATGCGGTGAATGTGGCTTCTCGCATGGAATCTATGGGTATTCCGGGTAAAATTCAGGTTACGGAAGCCACTTATAAAAAGCTTAAACATCGCTATTTGTTTGAAAAACGGGGTGAGATTCAGGTGAAGGGAAAAGGGATGATGACCACCTATTGGTTGATCGGAACAGGCCATTGA
- the dapB gene encoding 4-hydroxy-tetrahydrodipicolinate reductase, with amino-acid sequence MMSDRLIPVIVNGAAGKMGREVVKAVSQAEDMKLIGGVDLNPDHNGKDVGEVAGCGPLEVPILNQLESMLAYATQESQLGVMVDFTHPDSVYDNVRSAIAYGIRPVVGTTGLSPQQLQELAEFADKASTGCLVIPNFSIGMVLLQQAAIQASKYFDHVEIIELHHDQKADAPSGTAIKTAQLLGELGKSYNPPKVKEKENLAGARGGAADEGIRIHSVRLPGLIAHQEVLFGSPGELYTLRHDTSDRLCYMPGVLLAIRKVLELKTLVYGLEKIL; translated from the coding sequence ATGATGAGCGATCGACTGATTCCCGTAATTGTTAATGGTGCGGCTGGGAAAATGGGCCGAGAGGTGGTTAAGGCGGTTTCCCAAGCTGAGGATATGAAGTTGATTGGGGGGGTGGATCTCAATCCGGATCATAATGGTAAGGATGTGGGGGAGGTAGCTGGGTGTGGCCCCTTGGAGGTTCCTATTCTAAATCAGTTGGAGTCGATGCTCGCTTATGCGACTCAGGAGAGTCAGTTGGGGGTGATGGTAGATTTTACCCATCCGGATTCGGTTTATGATAATGTTCGCAGTGCGATCGCTTACGGAATTCGTCCGGTAGTCGGGACAACAGGTCTGAGTCCCCAGCAGTTGCAAGAGTTGGCGGAGTTTGCCGATAAAGCGAGTACGGGATGTTTGGTGATTCCCAATTTCTCCATTGGTATGGTTCTCTTACAACAGGCGGCTATCCAAGCGTCGAAGTATTTCGATCATGTGGAAATTATAGAACTCCATCACGACCAGAAGGCGGATGCTCCCAGTGGAACGGCGATTAAAACGGCTCAATTGTTGGGTGAGTTGGGCAAGTCCTATAACCCTCCCAAGGTGAAGGAGAAGGAAAATTTAGCGGGAGCTAGGGGAGGTGCAGCCGATGAAGGGATTCGCATTCATAGCGTGCGCCTTCCGGGGTTAATTGCCCATCAGGAGGTCTTGTTTGGTTCTCCTGGAGAATTATATACTTTGCGCCATGATACCAGCGATCGCCTCTGCTATATGCCTGGCGTACTGTTAGCCATCCGCAAAGTCTTAGAACTAAAAACCCTGGTTTATGGTCTAGAAAAAATCCTTTAG
- a CDS encoding DegT/DnrJ/EryC1/StrS family aminotransferase, which yields MKTYPRLALDVQWPDLLGGFVAGSESELDLEGAIASYWPTSRSLQVTLSVRTAFDLLLQALAFPPGTQVLMSGVNVRHMVEIVQCHGLVPVPVDLDLDTLTPNLDHLRRLISPQTRLFVIAHLFGSIIPLAPYIALCRQHQIPLVEDCAQAFAGSYYLGDEQADVSLFSFGPIKTCTALGGGVAIVGDETLAGKMREIGDRYPVKGDRWYRQRLIKYCALKAISNPYLYHALVQLIRGLGKDVDGAIGSSARGFRSGELIPQLRHKPPQLLLKVLAHRLKTCPNYQERINRAKSILTQLDRSITWPGSDAAQHSFWVVPIQTPSPKLWMDKLRNSGFDATQGNTSLIPIPTPEGQPLPNSQTLLHNLLYLPISPALPVSEYPRLTQLINSLSHHP from the coding sequence TTGAAGACCTATCCCCGTTTAGCCTTGGATGTGCAATGGCCGGATCTGCTCGGTGGATTTGTGGCAGGTTCCGAGTCAGAATTAGACTTAGAAGGGGCGATCGCTTCTTATTGGCCCACTTCCCGTTCGCTTCAGGTGACTCTATCGGTGAGAACGGCTTTTGATTTACTGCTGCAAGCACTGGCGTTTCCCCCAGGAACTCAAGTGTTGATGAGTGGGGTGAATGTACGCCACATGGTGGAGATTGTGCAATGTCATGGCTTGGTTCCCGTACCCGTCGATTTAGACCTTGATACCTTAACTCCGAATTTAGACCATTTGCGCCGCCTCATTTCGCCTCAGACCCGTCTATTTGTGATTGCCCACCTGTTTGGATCAATTATTCCTTTAGCGCCCTATATTGCCCTCTGTCGCCAACATCAGATCCCCTTGGTGGAAGATTGTGCCCAAGCCTTTGCTGGGTCGTATTATTTAGGGGATGAACAGGCTGATGTGAGTTTATTTAGTTTCGGCCCGATTAAGACTTGTACGGCTTTGGGGGGTGGTGTGGCGATCGTGGGTGATGAGACTCTGGCAGGGAAAATGAGGGAAATTGGCGATCGCTATCCCGTAAAGGGCGATCGCTGGTACAGACAACGCCTGATCAAATATTGCGCCCTCAAAGCCATCTCTAACCCCTATCTGTATCATGCTCTGGTGCAACTGATCCGAGGTCTGGGTAAAGATGTGGATGGGGCGATCGGATCGAGTGCCAGAGGATTTAGATCCGGAGAACTCATCCCCCAACTGAGACACAAACCCCCTCAACTGCTCTTAAAAGTCCTCGCTCACCGGCTCAAAACTTGTCCCAACTATCAAGAGCGCATAAACCGGGCAAAAAGCATCTTAACTCAACTTGATCGCTCTATCACCTGGCCAGGATCGGATGCAGCTCAACACTCCTTTTGGGTGGTTCCCATTCAAACCCCATCCCCTAAACTCTGGATGGACAAACTACGCAATTCTGGCTTTGATGCCACCCAAGGCAATACCAGCTTAATCCCCATTCCGACTCCTGAAGGCCAACCCTTACCCAACTCTCAAACACTGCTGCACAATCTGCTATATTTACCTATTTCTCCAGCATTACCCGTTAGTGAATATCCGCGATTAACTCAATTGATTAACTCCCTCAGTCATCATCCTTAA